In Ruminococcaceae bacterium R-25, one genomic interval encodes:
- a CDS encoding transglutaminase superfamily protein, with protein MYKIIAKIGPILYVAAIVVTTVVLTIRDANRNLIKEAVIEAGSDIDVSVFFKNCPDDAEFVTDVSQVDTSVPSVYQLKVRYDEAFVKDVTLRIEDHTAPKGIALPKNQYASREWPDASECVGCLYDLSGIAKIEYRDGTPAIQFTGDYLIPVVVTDWYDNSTVIDVPFHVTDDHNAPLFYGIHDIYIDDSEDAKIDYFEGVTYEDDYDESPKVAVDETNVVIGQEGVYEITYKAMDAAGNIRLQKANVHVVKQRATNGTYGAGGGWDSNRHNDVYKMANALAKKLKGKNTTETVKNIVSYVHSHVWYTTVRGNQTFEDAVYQAFTKHSGDCYGYYCTVKILLDCSGIPNMMVKRYPVKNAGHYWNLVKYGDTWYHCDSTVYQYHRGSFIKATDKKIGDAHHRFDGSCLPVRAGGTPEYVKDLEKESKNKT; from the coding sequence ATGTATAAGATAATTGCAAAAATCGGACCGATACTTTATGTTGCCGCAATCGTAGTAACAACTGTTGTATTAACGATCAGGGATGCTAACAGAAACCTGATAAAAGAAGCTGTTATTGAAGCAGGTTCTGATATTGATGTTTCTGTATTTTTTAAGAATTGTCCTGATGATGCCGAGTTTGTAACTGATGTATCACAAGTCGACACATCGGTTCCTTCCGTTTACCAGCTTAAGGTCCGTTACGACGAAGCCTTTGTCAAAGACGTTACTCTAAGGATCGAAGATCACACAGCACCTAAGGGTATCGCTCTACCAAAGAACCAGTATGCAAGCCGCGAATGGCCTGATGCATCAGAGTGCGTCGGCTGCCTTTATGACCTTTCAGGGATCGCCAAGATCGAATACAGGGACGGCACACCTGCTATTCAGTTTACAGGCGACTATCTGATCCCCGTTGTCGTCACTGACTGGTATGACAATTCAACCGTAATAGATGTTCCTTTCCACGTAACGGATGACCATAATGCTCCGCTGTTCTACGGAATTCACGACATTTATATCGACGATTCCGAAGATGCGAAGATCGATTATTTCGAAGGCGTAACCTACGAAGACGATTATGATGAATCACCGAAAGTCGCTGTAGACGAGACCAATGTTGTAATCGGACAGGAAGGCGTCTACGAGATCACATATAAAGCCATGGATGCTGCAGGAAATATCCGTCTGCAGAAAGCGAATGTCCATGTAGTTAAGCAGCGCGCAACCAACGGAACATACGGCGCAGGCGGAGGATGGGACTCGAACCGCCATAACGATGTTTATAAGATGGCAAATGCCCTTGCCAAGAAACTCAAGGGAAAAAATACGACTGAGACAGTAAAGAATATCGTATCTTATGTTCACTCACATGTATGGTATACAACAGTCAGAGGCAACCAGACTTTCGAAGATGCAGTATATCAGGCATTTACAAAACACAGCGGTGACTGTTACGGATATTATTGCACGGTTAAGATCCTTTTGGACTGCTCCGGTATCCCTAACATGATGGTCAAGAGGTATCCGGTTAAGAATGCCGGACACTATTGGAATCTCGTCAAATACGGGGATACGTGGTATCATTGTGATTCGACTGTGTACCAGTACCACAGAGGTTCTTTTATTAAAGCAACCGACAAAAAGATAGGTGACGCTCACCACCGTTTCGACGGTTCATGCCTCCCGGTAAGAGCCGGTGGAACACCCGAATACGTTAAAGATCTTGAAAAAGAATCGAAAAATAAAACTTGA